GTGGGTTCGTCGCCCTGACGCAGCGCGACTCGGTACTCAACCTGATTGTGTCGCCTCAGCAACTGCTGATCGTGACCGCGGTGGTGGTCGTACTCGGGGCCTGCTGGATCTGGGTGGTGGTCGCTTCGCACAAGCTGCTCCGCCCGGTGAGCATGACGTACACGAGCCGGCTGGCCGGTTCGATGGTCGTCGGGGTGCTCTGTTTCGCGATCGCCCTCCCGACCACCGTCGCCGCGCAGTCCGTGATGGCACAGCGCAACCTGATCGGCGGGGTCTTCCAGTCCGAGAGCAACTCGAAGAGCGCGACCCGGCCGAAGGTGAACAAGCAGGACCCGTGGGCGAAGATCCCGCGGCTGAACATCCTGCTGCTCGGCGCCGACGACGGCGTCGGCCGGACCGGCGTCCGGACCGACACGGTGATCGTGGCGAGTATCGACACCAAGACCGGTGACACCGCCCTGATCTCGCTCAGCCGGAACTGGATGCGGATGCCGTTCCCGGAGGATTCACCACTGCACAAGGTGTACCCGGACGGGTACTGGGATCCGCACCTGGGCAACCGGGAGCAGCCGGAGTACTACCTGGACTCGATGTACGACAACGTCCCGAAGGCGCATCCGGGCATCCTCGGCCAGACCGACAACGAGGGCGCGGACGTGGTCAAGCTGGCCGCCAGCGCCGCGCTCGGCCTGGACATCGACTACTACATGCAGGTCAACCTGGCCGGCTTCAAGGAGATCATCGACGCGGTCGGCGGGATCACCGTGAACGTGAACTACAAGGTGCCGATCGGCGGCGACTACGGTCAGGGCCCGGGAACGAACGGGCACAAACTGCCGAGCAGCTACATCATGCCGGGACCGAACCAGAAGCTCGACGGGTACCACGCGCTGTGGTTCGCCCGCGGCCGGTACGGGCTGAGTGACCCGTCGCGGCAGGAGCGGCAGCGCTGCACGATCCACGCGCTGGTCAACAGCGTGAACCCGGCGACGCTGATCACGAAGTACAACGAGATCGCGGCGGCCAGCCAGGAGATGCTGCGCACCGACATTCCGCAGGACATCCTCGGCGCGTTCCTCCAGCTCGGCCTGAAGGTGAAGAACGCCAAGGTCACCAATATCGACCTGAACAAGAGCAAGAACTTCCCGACCGGCAAGAACCCGGACTACGAGGCGATGCGGGAGATCATCCAGAAGTCGATCGCGCCGAAGGCCGGCACCGCGCAGACGCCGCCGGCGACCCAGCCGGCCAAGAAGCCGACCACCACCCGGAAGCCGACCACGCCGAAGACCA
The genomic region above belongs to Kribbella solani and contains:
- a CDS encoding LCP family protein; the encoded protein is MSRSTRAAGRRAAPRAGRSRARSHRARTASKAIGLTLVSALVPGSGLLMGGRKKLGAFVLTISIGLLLIGGFVALTQRDSVLNLIVSPQQLLIVTAVVVVLGACWIWVVVASHKLLRPVSMTYTSRLAGSMVVGVLCFAIALPTTVAAQSVMAQRNLIGGVFQSESNSKSATRPKVNKQDPWAKIPRLNILLLGADDGVGRTGVRTDTVIVASIDTKTGDTALISLSRNWMRMPFPEDSPLHKVYPDGYWDPHLGNREQPEYYLDSMYDNVPKAHPGILGQTDNEGADVVKLAASAALGLDIDYYMQVNLAGFKEIIDAVGGITVNVNYKVPIGGDYGQGPGTNGHKLPSSYIMPGPNQKLDGYHALWFARGRYGLSDPSRQERQRCTIHALVNSVNPATLITKYNEIAAASQEMLRTDIPQDILGAFLQLGLKVKNAKVTNIDLNKSKNFPTGKNPDYEAMREIIQKSIAPKAGTAQTPPATQPAKKPTTTRKPTTPKTTPTPGAAQNLNDACAYNPNETGTGN